The Skermanella rosea sequence ACCCGCATGGCCCTTGAGCAGAAAGACCTCCGCCTGGGGGGCTGCGAAAAATCGCTCGAGTTCCTCGACTGCCTCCTCTTGGCTCTTCGAGAGGGTCGCACCGGCGAATGCTTCCCTCAGGCTGATAGGGGTCCTGAGCTCCCTCGTGGTGGGATCGACAGCATTGAACGCCTTGTCGGAGGCCTCCCTCTCCTGTCGGCTGTCATCTTGGGACAGGCGCGCAGGTTTGGCGGCGGGGTCGGACGCCTCCTCTCTCCCACCGCCGGTTTCGGCGAGCGCCTCCTCGACGGTCTCGCGGGACGCGCCGGCGGGCCGCGCCCCAGGATCGGGGAGGCGAAACGGCCCCGAGGCATACAACTCTTCGGGTGCGATGAGGCGACAGAACCACTGGGCCAGAGCCCACGCATCCGCGAGAAGGCCTGCCGCCTGCGCCGCCGAGACCGTGCCGCCATGGGCCGCCTTGTTCCCAAGAAGCCTGAGAGTGTGAAGCTTCCCGAGAAGTCGCTCATTCAGAAGGCGGTTGTCTTCGAGGAATCGCAGGCGATCGATCTGCCGGCCGTTCGTGAGTTCTGGCAAGCTTTTCAATTGGAAAAAAGCGGAGATAAGAAGTTCCCCAAAGCACCGAAGGCGGATGGCTGTCACATCCGCATCGACATGGAGTGCGGATTCGGCTTGGACGGCATGCTTATGCAATTCCGGCCAGCGGGTTTGCAGGAACTCAAAACTACTCGTCAAAGCCGAACGTCCCCGGTGTAGCCATTCTCGTACGCAGCGCGAATTTCTAGCAAAGCTCACATCACGCGAGCGTATGGAGCTTCACTGACGCGATAATAGCTATGCATTGACAGGCTGTTAAGCGATGATTGCGTAGCAGGGGCAAAAGTTCGGGCGCTGAGCAGGGCGCCGGGGTTGCACACGACCGATTTGATCCCGATTTGTTCTAGACATGTCGAACCTGGAAAAGCTGTCCCTGTCTGACCTGTCGCGTGGCGACTGAACGGCACCATCAAGTTGGCGGCGGGTTGGGTTGCCCAATCGGTGCGGGTCGGTTATGAGGTGGCCATGACGACCTCAACCAAGCCCCCTACGTCGGCCACCGCTTTCCTCCGGAGCTGATCAGCCACGTGGTCTGGCTATACTTCAGATTTCTACTGAGCCTTCGTATGGTGGAGGAGATGCTGGCCTTCCGGGGCATCGTGGTCAGCCACGAGACGATCCGGCAATGGGGCCTCAAATTCGGCTAGGCGTTCGCCAACATCATCCGCCGGCGGCTGCCCCGGCCGGACGACACGTGGCATATGGATGAGGTTGTTCTCAATATCGCCGGCCAGCCCCATTATCTCTGGCGCGTCATGGATCTTCACCGACGCCCGACGGCCTTGACCCCGCAAGGCCACTGCCAGCTTCTCCAAGCTCTTCGATACCCACAGCAGTGGGCGCTCCGGGCAGCCCAGCGTCATCGGCGCGACCAACTCCAGCAGAGCGCGCTCCAGCGTCGCATCTGTCTCCGTCAGCCGCTTGCGCCCGCCGCCCGGTCAGCGCGGGCGTGGCCCGGACGGCGGCACCCCGTCGGCGATCTCCTTGAGCCCGCGCCAGATCGTGCTGGGGGCGATCCCGATAGTCCGTGCCACGGCGGTGATGCCACCATAGCCAAGCGCCTGGGCTTGGGTGGCGGCAAACAAACGGCGCCTCCGCTGGTCAAGGCTGGGACGCAGAAGGGCGTATTGGTGGCGTAGCGCGGCTTCATCAATCATGAAGTCGAGTCTATCTGCTGCGAGTCCCGCTGAGGATCCCCTCAACACCCCTCGACCGCATTCGATTCATTCATTCGGGCACGCTTCCTTAATTGCACGGCCGCTCCAGCGTGCCGTGTTTTTCGCTGCAAGACTTGACAAAGCCCCAGGGGTACGGAACCGGCGAGGACACCGGGGAACAGCCGGCCGAGACGGGTCCGGAGAGTCCCGGGATGCGCGCGCCGAGCCTGCCGCTCGCCCTTCGTCTTCCCGCCAACCCCTTGCCAGCACGGGTGAATCGGCGCCCTGCAACGGTCCCGTTTTCCTGGAAATCGTTCTGGAAACCCACAGAGACGCCCTGCTAACCCATTGATTCTGCTTGGGACGGAATGAGACGGCGGGAGACAGCTCCGGGCTAGGTTTCAGGCACGAAAAAGCCCGCTAAGGTTTTGACTTAGCAGGCTTTTTAATGGTAGCGGAGGAGGGATTTGAACCCCCGACACAAGGATTATGATTCCTCTGCTCTGACCAACTGAGCTACTCCGCCGCAGGCCCGGTTTGTCGCCGGGAGGCCGTCATATAGTTCGCCGAAGCGGGCACTGTCAAGCGCTTCGCGGCGTTTTTTGCAGCCCCCGATACCCGGCGCGGAAGCTGCATTCCCATAGGAAAACTTTCGTAACCGGCAGCCGTTATGATGCCCCGCCGCACGGTACGGATCTTTGACAATCGCATAGGGGAAACCAGTCCGGCCGGTCGGCGGGGCAGGGCGGTCGGAACGGCTCCGACGCTACGGATGATGACATCCGCTGTCGTCAGACCCCGGCGCGGCGCGACCGCCGCGCCAAGCCACCCCGGAACGCCCCGCCACGTTTGCTGACGTTTGCTGACGTTCGCTGACATGCTCCAGGGGCATCGCGCCTCCCCTCCCGGCAAACCCGGGCCGCCGCTCAGGCCGCCGCCAGCCCGTCTTCCGCCCGGGCGATCCAGCCGCCGCCCAGCACCCGGTCGCCCTGGTAGAACACGCAGGCCTGCCCGGGTGCCACGCCGAACTGCGGCTCGTCCAGCACGACCTCCACGGCCCCGGCCTCCGCCGCCGGGAACACCGTCGCCGCGGCCGCCGGCTGCGCCGACCGCAGCTTCACCTGCACCCGCGTCCCGCCGGCATCCGGCGCGTCGCCGGCGCCCAGCCAGTTGACCTCGCGCACCAGCACGCGGTCGCGTCCCAGCGCCGCGCGCGGCCCGACCACCACCTGGTGCAGGGCCGGGTCCAGCCGGACGACATAGAGCGGGTCGCCGCCGTCGCCCTTCTGGCCGCCGATGCCCAGGCCCTTCCGCTGGCCGATCGTGTAATGGATGATTCCCTCGTGCCGGCCCATCACGCGGCCGTCCACATGCACGATGTCGCCGGGTTCGATGGCGCCCGGCCTCAGCTTCTGGACCACCTCGGCATAGGAGCCGGTCGGCACGAAGCAGATGTCCTGGCTGTCCGGCTTGTCCGCCACCACCAGCCCGAACCGCTCGGCCAGCGCCCGCACCTCCGGCTTGTGCATGCCGCCCAGCGGAAAGCGCAGGAAGTCCAGCTGCTCGCGGGTCGTGGCGAACAGGAAATAGCTCTGGTCGCGGGCCGGGTCGATCGCGCGGTGAAGCTCGGCGCCATCCGCGCCCATCGCCCGGCGCACGTAATGGCCGGTCGCCAGCGCCTCGGCGCCCAGGTCGCGGGCCGTGTCCAGCAGGTCGCGGAACTTGACCCGCTGGTTGCAGCGCACGCAGGGGATCGGCGTCTCGCCGCGCAGGTAGCTGTCGGCGAAATCGTCCATCACCGACTGGGAGAACCGGTTCTCATAGTCCAGCACATAGTGCGGGATGCCGATCCGGTCGGCGACCTGGCGGGCGTCGTAGATGTCCTGGCCGGCGCAGCAGGCTCCCTTCCGGCCCACGGCCATGCCGTGGTCGTAGAGCTGGAGCGTGATCCCGACCACGTCGTACCCCTCCTCGCGCAGCAGGGCGGCGGTGACCGAGGAGTCGACTCCTCCCGACATGGCGACGACCACGCGGGTGTCCGTCGGCGCCTTGGCGAAGCCGAGCGAGTTCAGGGCAGGGGAACCCACGGCGACGCGGCCCGCCGCGGCGGAGTTCGAGGGGTACTTCAGGGGTGAGTCCATGCCCGGCAATATAGGCGACTGCCGCCGCGCCGCAACAGGAGTCGGCGCCTCCAGGGTCAACGTCAAGTCTCCAATGGGGCGGCAGCTTGGTTAATACAAAGGATTGGAGGAATAAGGCCCTGGCAATATCGTTCATGCATATAGAGAAAAGGTGCATCTCGCAGCCATGGCGGTGGCACATTTCGTGCCCTCGCGGTATTCAGCCTGGGTGACCAAGGTCCGAAACTGTCGTGGCTGGAGCGACTATTTAAGGCGAATGCCATTGAAATCCGCTGCACGCCATCGACCCGAAAACTCTAGGTCCCGGCATTACGGACCCGTTGATGATGGATTGAGCAGACCATGGCCAGCATGGACGCGATAGACCGCTCCGAACCCGACCACTCTCAACCGTCCTCATCCAGGCCCCCGGCCTCGTCGGCGCGTACCCGGCCGGTGCCGCTGTGCGTGGACATGGACGGCACGCTGCTCAACACCGACAGCCTGATCGAATGCTTCTTCGCACTGATCAAGGACTGGCGCGTGCTGTTCGCCATGATCGGCTGGCTGATCCAGGGCAAGGCGCATCTCAAGCAGCAGCTGGCGCTCCATGCCCGGCTCGACCCGGCGCTGCTGCCCTACAACACCGGGCTGCTCACCTGGCTTCATGGGCAGAAGCGGCTCGGCCGGCGGCTGATCCTGGCGACCGCGGCGGACCACGTCATCGCCGACTCCGTCGCCCGCCACCTCAGGATCTTCGACGAGGTCATCGCCTCCGACGGGGTCAACAACCTGCGGGGAACGGCCAAGGCGGAAGCCATCGACCGGCACCTCGGCGGCCAGCCCTACGCCTATGCCGGCAACGACTTCTCCGACCTGGAGATCTGGCGGCACGCCGACTCCGCCGTCCTGGTCAACGCACCCAAGAGCGTGTGCAAGGCGGCGGCGGAAGTCACCCAGATCGAAGCCCATGTGGACGACCGCGCGCCCTGGACGCGCGCGCTGCTCAAGGCCCTGCGGCCCCACCAGTGGGTCAAGAACATCCTGGTCTTCGTGCCGATCGTCACGGCCAGCGCGCTGTTCGACCTCGCGGCCTGGGGCGACGCGCTGCTGATGTTCATGGCCTTCTGCTGCACCGCCTCGGCCATCTACATGATCAACGACCTGACCGACCTGGCGGCCGACCGGCAGCACCACCGTAAGCGCAACCGGCCCTTCGCCAGCGGCGCGCTGCCGCTCTACCACGGCCCGATCGTGGCGCCGGGGCTGCTGCTGCTGGGCGGGGCGCTGGCCGCCGCGGCCGGGGCCTTCGGCGTCGTCGTGTTGTACGCCATCTGCTCGATCCTCTACTCGTTCAAGCTGAAGAGCATGGCGCTGGTCGACCTGTTCATGCTGGCCGCCCTCTACACAATCCGGCTGTTCGGCGGCGGCGAGGCGGCCGGCTACCCGGTTTCGCTCTGGCTGCTGGGCTTCTCCAGCTTCGTGTTCCTCAGCCTCGCCATCGTCAAGCGCGTCGCCGAGCTGATGGCCCTGCCGCCGGAGAACAAGGGCAAGCCGGCCGGCCGCGGCTACCGGGCGGGCGACCTGGACATCCTGCGGCTGATGGGCGTCGCCTCGTCCTTCACCTCGTGCCTGGTGCTCGCCCTCTACGTCCAGTCCGACCTGGCGCTCGGCCTCAACACGCTGGACGCGCTCTATTGGGCGATCGTTCCGCTGATGCTGTTCTGGCAGTGCCGCCTCTGGCTCGCCACCTCGCGCGGCAAGATGCACGACGACCCCATCGTGTTCGCCGCCAAGGACCCCGTGTCGTGGGTCGTGTGCGGCGCGGTCTTCGCCATCGTCGCCGTCGCCCACCTGCCCGTATAGAGGTACCGTGACCCCAAACCGGATCCCCAGCCAGACTGGCGCGCCCACCGGATCCCGCTCCATGATGCGGCGGGCGGAATACGGCGCCGTCATCACCGCCGTCGTCTTCGTCGCGGCCATGACCGCCGCCGGCATCTGGTTCGGCCTCGACGAGGTCTGGCACCGCATGTGGGCGCTCAGCCCCGCCGTCCTCGCCGGCCTGCTGCTGCTGTCCCTGGTCAACTACGCCCTGCGGGCGTGGCGTTGGCACCTGTTCGGCCTTCATCTCGGCATCGACGTTCCGGCGGGGCGTACCGGGCTCTACTATGTCGCCGGCTTCGCCATGACCACCACCCCCGGCAAGGTGGGGGAGGCGCTGCGCCTCTGGTTCCTGGAGCGCTGCCATGGCTACCGCTACGAGCGGACCGCCCCGCTGCTGATCGGCGACCGCATGGGCGACGCCGTCGCGGTCACCCTGCTGTGCCTGACCGGGCTGTCGGCGTTCGGTGCCGCCTACGGCGCCGGCACCCTGGTGGCGGCCGCGGCGCTGGTGGGCGGGCTGCTGATGCTGCTGCGGCCCGAGGTGCCGCTGCGCGGGGTGCTGCTGGCCTACGGCCTAGTCGGCCGCTGGCCGCGCCTGTTCGGCGGCGCCCGCACCGTCGTGCGCAAGACCTCGCGCCTGCTCGACCCGCGCATCTTCGCCCTGACCTCGGCCATGGGCGTGGTCGGCTGGCTGTGCGAGGCCTATGCGCTGCACTGGCTGCTGGTCGACATGGGAGCCCACATCACGCTCCAGCAATCCATCTTCGTGTTCGCCTTCGCGATGCTGGTCGGCGCCGTCTCCATGCTGCCCGGCGGGCTCGGCGGCACCGAGGCGACCATGTTCGGCCTGCTCAGCCTGCTCGGCGTGCCCGCCGACACGGCCCTGGCGGCGACCTTGATCATCCGGCTGACCACGCTATGGTTCGCCGTCGGGCTGGGGTTCGTGGCCTTGCCGGCGGCGCTCCGGCTGGCCCGCCAACCCGCGGCGGAGCGTCTGGCGACCGCCGACGGAATCAGGTGAGTTCTTGATATCATGACCTGGAAGACGATGACCCTGACCGGCTGGGGCCGCACCCGCCGGGCCGAAGTCGCCGCCTGCCGGCCGGAGCGCGCTCCCGCCGCGGTGCGGCTGCTTCAGGGCCGGTTCGACCGCGGCATCCTGGCCTACGGGCTGGGCCGGAGCTACGGCGATGCCCCCCTGAACGACGGCGGCCATGTCCTGCTGACCGAGCGGCTGAACCGCATGGTCTCGTTCGACCCGGACGACGGCACCCTGGTGTGCGAGGCCGGCGTCACCTTCGACGACCTGTTCGCCGCCTTCCTGCCCCGGGGCTTCATGCCGCCGACCTCGCCGGGAACATCCTTCGCGACCGTCGGCGGCGCCGTCGCCAACGACGTCCACGGCAAGAACCACGACCGGGTCGGCAGCTTCGGCGACCATGTGCTGTGGCTCGACCTGGTGCTGCCCTCCGGCGAGCAGGTCCGCGTCTCCCCGACCGAGCGGCCCGACCTGTTCGCCGCCACCATCGGCGGCGTCGGGCTGACCGGCGTGATACTCCATGTCTGCTTCCGCCTGCGCCGGGTCGCCTCCGCCTCGGTCGAGGTGCGGGAGCGCCGGATGCCCGACCTGGACGGCTTCATGGCGGGGCTGGCCGAGGCGCGGGAGACCGCCGGCTACAGCGTCGGCTGGATCGACGGCATGGCCCGCGGCGCCGCGATGGGCCGCGGCATCCTGGAAACGGCGGAGACGGCGCCGACGGATCCGGCCGGCACTGCGGCGAAGGCGCCGAGGAAGCGGGCGGTGCCGGTGGACCTGCCCGGCTTCGCGCTGAACCCGTTCAGCATCAACCTGTTCAACCAAGCCTATTACCGGCGCGTGCCGGCCGCCGGGCGGACCCGCACCCTGCCGGTGCGGCAGTTCCTCTATCCGCTCGACGCCATCCACGACTGGAACCGGATCTACGGCAAGCGCGGCTTCTACCAGTTCCAGAACGTGGTTCCCGACGCGGAGGCGCCGGCCGCCCTGCGCAAGCTGCTTGAGGCCATCTCCGACGCCCGGGCCGGTTCCTTCCTGGCGGTCCTCAAGACCCTGGGCGGCGAGGGCAGGGGGCATCTGTCGTTCCCGATGCGGGGCTATACCCTGGCGCTCGACTTCCCCCGGCGCGACGGGGTGGAGGACCTGCTGGCCCGGCTCGCCGCGATCACCCTGGACCATGGCGGCCGCGTCTATCTCGCCAAGGACGCCGTGCTCGACCCCGCCGGCTTCGCCCGCATGTACCCCCGACTGGGAGAGTTCCGCCAAGTGCTCGACAGCATCGATCCCGACCGGCGGATCCAGTCCGACCTGTCCCGCCGCCTGGACATCCGGGGAGCGGTGGCATGAGCGCCCCGACCTGGCTGGTGCTCGGCGCCTCTTCCTCGATCGCCCGCGCCTTCGCGCTGGAGGCGGCGGCCCAGGGCTGCAACGTGATCCTGGCCGGGCGCGACCGCGACGATCTCGACCACGGCGCTTCCGACGTCCGCATCCGCCACAATGTCGCCGTCGCGGTGGTTGACTTCGACGCGGAAGTGGTAGATACCCATGACGCATTCGTGGGAGAAGTGACCGGACTGTCCACGGGCTTCGGCACCGGTCCGTTGAACGTGTTCCTGGCCTTCGGCTTGATGCCGGACCAGTCCGCCATCGACGGCGACCCGGACCAGGCCCAGCGCACCATCATGGCGACATATGCCGGCGCGGTCTCGGTCCTCCACCGCCTTGCCCCGATCCTGGAAAAGCAGGGAAGCGGCCATGTGGTTGCGCTCGGCTCGGTCGCCGGCGACCGCGGGCGGATCAAGAACTACGTCTACGGCTCCGCGAAGGCGGGGCTTCATGCCTATCTGCAAGGGTTGCGCAACCGCCTGTTCCGCTCCGGCGTGACGGTCACCACCGTCAAGCCGGGTTTCATCGACACCACCATGACCTGGGGGATGCCGGGACTGTTCCTGGTCGCCTCGCCGCAAGCCTGCGCCCGCGCCTGCCTGCGCTACGCCGCCAAGGGAGCGGAGGTCCGCTACTTCCCGGCCTTCTGGTGGATCATCATGACGATCATCCGCTCGATCCCGGAACCGATCTTCAAGCGCCTGAGCATTTAGATCCCTGCGGAGGGGCGGCGTCCCGCCGCCCTACGGCCCAATCCTTTCCGGCGTCCCGGGATCGCGGGTCGCCAGCACGTTCAGGCACTCGCCGAAACCGGCGGCACCGTCCCGCGGGGTGCCGTCGGGACCCATGACATGGCAGGCGAAGCCGTGCCCGCGCAGCCGGTCCAGGATCTCGCCGGCGCCGTAGCCGTACCGGGCGGAGTTCCCGTCGAACAACTCGATGTAGACATTCCATGACACGGACAGCACCCGTGCGGCGCCGTCCAGAACGAACTTCTCGAACCCTTCGACATCGATCTTCAGCAGGTCGATCCGCTCCAGCCCGCCCAGCAGGGCGTCCAGCGTGGTCAGCTCGACCGCCACCCCGTCGCCGTCCGCCGACACGAAGTTCATGTCGTCGGCCCGCCGCTGCGAGATCCGGATCGTTCCCGGCTCGGCCCCGACCGCCACGTTGTGGACGGTCACCTGGTCGAAGCCGTTCAGGCGCATGTTCTCCCGCAGGAAGCCCGCGATGGTCGGGTTCGCCTCGATCGCGTGGACGGTGCCGCCGGGTCCGACCCGGGCCGCGGCGGCGGCCGCCAGCGTCCCGACGTTGGCGCCGACATCGACGTATGTCGCCCCGGGGCCGAGCAGGCGGATGACGATCCGCTCGTCCGCCGCCCGCGCGTCCGGGTCGATCCAGTAGGCGCAGGAGACCGACGACGGGAAGAAGCGCAGCCGGTAGCCGTCCTTCGGGATGGTGAAGTGGCGGCACAGCCCGGTTTGCCACAGCAGCCGTCCCGTCAGGTTGCGGACCGGCCTGTCGCCCCGGACCAGTTCGGCCAGCCGGCCGGCATAGCGGGAAAGCGCCATGGCGGGCTCAGTACTCCCACTCGTACAGCACGCCGACCCCGGCGCCCGAGGTCGTGCCCACGTCGGTACGAACCTTCAGGTTGTCGGTGACGTCGATCTCCACCACCACGCGGCTGCCCGCCTCGCCGACCCGCTGTTCCGCCCCGACATAGACGTCGCGGGAGACGTAGCGGCCGGCGGCGACGCCGGCTCCCGCCAGTCCTTCGCCCTCCTCGCCGCTCAGCAGCTCCAGCCGGTCCACGCCCAGCGTGTTCCGCAGGTTGTCCAGGATGCCCGGTCCGCCGCCCACGCCGGCCAGCTGGCCGACGCTCTGGGCGAGCTGCACCGCCTCGATCGCGCTGAGGTCGCTGAACGGCTTGTTGAACAGCACGCGGGCGATCACCTCGTCCTGCGGCAGCTCCGGCGTCGAGGTCAGCTCGATCTTCGGGTTGGACGCCCGGCCGGTCACCGCGACCACCGCCGTGATGTCCTCGGCCTGCGCCTGCGCCGCCACGTCCAGCACCGGATCGGTGCTGCCGTCGCCGACGAAGTCGATGTTCGCCTGCTGGAACTCGAACCGCTTGGTCAGCAGGTCGAGAGTCCCGTTCACCAGCCTCAGCCCGCCGCTGACGATCGGCTCCGCCGCGGTGCCGGTGACCTGGACGTCCGAGGCCAGCTCGACGTTCAGGCCGCGCCCGCGCACGAAGATCTGGTTCTGCGCCTCCACCGTCAGGTCCAGGCGGAGCTGGAACGCGGAAGGAGCATCCTCCGCCGCCCCCGGCGCCGGGGTGTCGGTGGTGCCCGGGCGGTTGATCTCCTCCACCTGGATCTCGACCACGCTGGGGGGAAGCTGTTCCGGCACCTGGATCTCGGCGCGCTCGATCCGCACCGGCCCCTGGAGCAGCGGGTTGTCCAGCGGCCCGGTCAGGCTCAGCAGCGTGTCGAGCCGGACCGTCGCCAGGTCGATCTGGACGAGCTGGGCGTTGCTGGCGCCGACCCGGACGTCGAAGGCCCTGGGATCGGTCGGATCGACATTGACCGACCCGGACGCCTCGACGATGCCGTCGTTCGGCGTCCTGCCGTTGAACTGGTCGAT is a genomic window containing:
- the mnmA gene encoding tRNA 2-thiouridine(34) synthase MnmA translates to MNSLGFAKAPTDTRVVVAMSGGVDSSVTAALLREEGYDVVGITLQLYDHGMAVGRKGACCAGQDIYDARQVADRIGIPHYVLDYENRFSQSVMDDFADSYLRGETPIPCVRCNQRVKFRDLLDTARDLGAEALATGHYVRRAMGADGAELHRAIDPARDQSYFLFATTREQLDFLRFPLGGMHKPEVRALAERFGLVVADKPDSQDICFVPTGSYAEVVQKLRPGAIEPGDIVHVDGRVMGRHEGIIHYTIGQRKGLGIGGQKGDGGDPLYVVRLDPALHQVVVGPRAALGRDRVLVREVNWLGAGDAPDAGGTRVQVKLRSAQPAAAATVFPAAEAGAVEVVLDEPQFGVAPGQACVFYQGDRVLGGGWIARAEDGLAAA
- a CDS encoding UbiA family prenyltransferase, whose amino-acid sequence is MASMDAIDRSEPDHSQPSSSRPPASSARTRPVPLCVDMDGTLLNTDSLIECFFALIKDWRVLFAMIGWLIQGKAHLKQQLALHARLDPALLPYNTGLLTWLHGQKRLGRRLILATAADHVIADSVARHLRIFDEVIASDGVNNLRGTAKAEAIDRHLGGQPYAYAGNDFSDLEIWRHADSAVLVNAPKSVCKAAAEVTQIEAHVDDRAPWTRALLKALRPHQWVKNILVFVPIVTASALFDLAAWGDALLMFMAFCCTASAIYMINDLTDLAADRQHHRKRNRPFASGALPLYHGPIVAPGLLLLGGALAAAAGAFGVVVLYAICSILYSFKLKSMALVDLFMLAALYTIRLFGGGEAAGYPVSLWLLGFSSFVFLSLAIVKRVAELMALPPENKGKPAGRGYRAGDLDILRLMGVASSFTSCLVLALYVQSDLALGLNTLDALYWAIVPLMLFWQCRLWLATSRGKMHDDPIVFAAKDPVSWVVCGAVFAIVAVAHLPV
- a CDS encoding lysylphosphatidylglycerol synthase transmembrane domain-containing protein, whose protein sequence is MMRRAEYGAVITAVVFVAAMTAAGIWFGLDEVWHRMWALSPAVLAGLLLLSLVNYALRAWRWHLFGLHLGIDVPAGRTGLYYVAGFAMTTTPGKVGEALRLWFLERCHGYRYERTAPLLIGDRMGDAVAVTLLCLTGLSAFGAAYGAGTLVAAAALVGGLLMLLRPEVPLRGVLLAYGLVGRWPRLFGGARTVVRKTSRLLDPRIFALTSAMGVVGWLCEAYALHWLLVDMGAHITLQQSIFVFAFAMLVGAVSMLPGGLGGTEATMFGLLSLLGVPADTALAATLIIRLTTLWFAVGLGFVALPAALRLARQPAAERLATADGIR
- a CDS encoding FAD-binding oxidoreductase, producing MTWKTMTLTGWGRTRRAEVAACRPERAPAAVRLLQGRFDRGILAYGLGRSYGDAPLNDGGHVLLTERLNRMVSFDPDDGTLVCEAGVTFDDLFAAFLPRGFMPPTSPGTSFATVGGAVANDVHGKNHDRVGSFGDHVLWLDLVLPSGEQVRVSPTERPDLFAATIGGVGLTGVILHVCFRLRRVASASVEVRERRMPDLDGFMAGLAEARETAGYSVGWIDGMARGAAMGRGILETAETAPTDPAGTAAKAPRKRAVPVDLPGFALNPFSINLFNQAYYRRVPAAGRTRTLPVRQFLYPLDAIHDWNRIYGKRGFYQFQNVVPDAEAPAALRKLLEAISDARAGSFLAVLKTLGGEGRGHLSFPMRGYTLALDFPRRDGVEDLLARLAAITLDHGGRVYLAKDAVLDPAGFARMYPRLGEFRQVLDSIDPDRRIQSDLSRRLDIRGAVA
- a CDS encoding SDR family NAD(P)-dependent oxidoreductase, with protein sequence MSAPTWLVLGASSSIARAFALEAAAQGCNVILAGRDRDDLDHGASDVRIRHNVAVAVVDFDAEVVDTHDAFVGEVTGLSTGFGTGPLNVFLAFGLMPDQSAIDGDPDQAQRTIMATYAGAVSVLHRLAPILEKQGSGHVVALGSVAGDRGRIKNYVYGSAKAGLHAYLQGLRNRLFRSGVTVTTVKPGFIDTTMTWGMPGLFLVASPQACARACLRYAAKGAEVRYFPAFWWIIMTIIRSIPEPIFKRLSI
- a CDS encoding FkbM family methyltransferase translates to MALSRYAGRLAELVRGDRPVRNLTGRLLWQTGLCRHFTIPKDGYRLRFFPSSVSCAYWIDPDARAADERIVIRLLGPGATYVDVGANVGTLAAAAAARVGPGGTVHAIEANPTIAGFLRENMRLNGFDQVTVHNVAVGAEPGTIRISQRRADDMNFVSADGDGVAVELTTLDALLGGLERIDLLKIDVEGFEKFVLDGAARVLSVSWNVYIELFDGNSARYGYGAGEILDRLRGHGFACHVMGPDGTPRDGAAGFGECLNVLATRDPGTPERIGP